Proteins from one Thermobifida alba genomic window:
- a CDS encoding RHS repeat-associated core domain-containing protein gives MSESASSPAQPRRTPVRSLLSFLLSLVMLTGMLVAVPASAIARNPRPDVQDDIPVEGYDFVAAGNAEPSQTAEAAVTDLGTADWPEPDTVEIDLAAPTQARANLLAEPEEGETVTLAPVDEEVFEEWVSPLPQDNPDSRAEANEGGDTQNTPAPSPSATPEPTPSSSPEPTPQNTESAEETDKPEQTESDTEEDTDEPEADSEEPEPVRSAAVEILDQQVAEDAGITGLLMRVKRTDGADTTGPVQIGVDYSDFAPAFGADYASRLRLVALDDCVLDASVPECAPQIELDSTNNTQAMTLSAVAPASAGSGTLLAAAPDSEGETGDYKATELNAASSWDVGLQTGDFNWSYPITVPKTAGDLAPTIGLGYSSGSVDGRTASSNSQTSWIGEGFSYTSGYIERRYKPCADDGQATGSKTGDQCWSRHNATLSLNGKGGELILDSDGTWRLRSDDGTRIERLTGANNGDNDGEYWKVTTTDGTQYFFGRNRLPGWSSGDPETQSAWTVPVYGNNSGEPCHGSTFANSWCQQAWRWNLDYVVDVHGNVITYWYEKERNHYGRNLTTTATPYDRGGYLKRIDYGLRSDDVYATAPARVNFTVSERCIPTDSFDCAPAKLTKANASHWPDVPFDQNCDAGTQCTSQHSPTFWTRKKLDKITTQVHNGTSYTDVDSWTLEHAFPAPGDGTTPALWLESITHTGHVGGTATSPKVRLEGTALENRVDGLADGLAPMLKYRITSVYTESGGQIDVSYSEPECTRGSTPQPHSNTKRCYPVRWTPEGEPEMVDWFHKYVVTQVAEIDLVTDQPDMVTTYEYLGGGAWRYEEADGFTKDKYRTWSDWRGYERVREISGAPGEQRSEVEHVFFRGMHGDKQPSGTRSVTITDSEGQTHTDHDELNGVTLEEIVRNGVGGEVVTKTISIPWRKKTGERTYSWGTVSSYLVDTASEREYTALHGGGWRQTRVDTVYDDYGFPIQIHNHGDVADPDDDECTRTTYVRNMGAWLLDAITREETVAVACSQTPERPADVIRDGRTFYDNQAYGTAPVRGLATRTERLADYDNGEPVYELVKETSYDSYGRQTETTDAAGHTTETAYTSTVPGGAPTVVTDTNALGHTATQYFDPARSTLIATVDANNNRNDLVYDPLGRLTEVWLADRNKTTQSPNLKFEYHIRNDAPTTVVAQTLRNDDQSYTTTYTLYDAFLRERQVQTPAVGGGRLVTDTFHDSRGLVVKEREPYYNTEDPSGTLLVVNNDDDIPRQTETVYDGAERPTDVLHVSRGEEQWRTTTEYRGDRTLTTPPEGETATTAITDAKDRIVELRQHEGPTPTGAFDATTYTYAKNGELATVTDPAGNVWENVYDLRGRKVESTDPDTGTTTYTYDALDRLATQTDARGETLAYTYDALGRKTGLFDDSPQGTRRAEWVYDTKAKGQLTSSTRYIDGNAYTTAVLAYDKMYRPLTEVITIPASEGALAGNYRYIYSYNPDGTLKSMAFPAAGELSAEPVIFGYNELGMPTTVKGRSTYVAETIYSKTGNLLQRTFAAGSNADQTWITRAFDIATNRMASTSVVHEVGYGSLLEQHYTYDDAGNILRISDTPTSTGLPSDTQCFAYDHLRRLIEAWTPGTHDATACGTAPDVNSLGGAAPYWHSYTYDAVGNRLSETKHSASGDTVRTYTHPAAGQPQPHTLTQVEQTGPTGTQLEQYGYDEAGNMTSRLTPNYDQELEWDSEGHLVRVVENGAETEFRYNADGQRLIRETPQDTTLYLPGMEVRLDKIALLSEATRYYDHAGETVALRQDDETPHWLFSDHHGTGELSIDGQSGQTVQRRFTAFGSIRGSTGQWVDEKGFVGGTIDETTGLVQLGARAYDSAIGRFVSIDPVIDFTDPQQVHGYVYANNNPVSFSDPDGLKLVKKYKSPAIFTKVKVTQGVAGSSVGRRLPPRPTFQQAVHTGLRRTNTVMNRIPFYPQFRDANAGAMVALYESSLISLAADPAMEYFTGMSMSESLRIFGVNKDSGWYKAGYIQSFVGTLITPGGWGSAGAKAASLGGRAMSGLKGFGSAVANGARSAGSAIRSGVNRLFGKCNSFVPGTRVLMADGTSKPIENVKVGDQVLATDPETGEQIARTVLATIVGVGAKTLVEITVDTTTEKPAGDEDSGNGAPGPTAAGDVIIATDGHPFWVPELGQWVDAIDLAPGMWLQTSAGTWVQITAIRAWTQAATAHNLTVQDLHTYHVLAGKTSVLAHNSSCWAGKGGPGVWGIVNEAMSARAAAYQTRVTGVPLGFGYIVNGVKFDGFRGGVLLDAKGPGYARFVQDGEFRSWYTGAKALLEQARRQVSAAGGVPINWLVAEADAANAMRNLFVGEGVSSRINILYKP, from the coding sequence ATGTCCGAGTCCGCTTCTTCGCCGGCCCAGCCCCGCCGCACCCCCGTACGCAGTCTGCTGTCGTTCCTGCTCTCCCTGGTGATGCTCACCGGGATGCTCGTCGCGGTTCCCGCCTCCGCGATCGCCCGCAACCCCAGGCCCGACGTCCAGGATGACATTCCCGTCGAGGGCTACGACTTCGTCGCGGCCGGGAATGCGGAACCGAGTCAGACCGCCGAGGCTGCGGTCACCGACCTGGGCACGGCCGACTGGCCCGAACCCGACACGGTCGAGATTGACCTGGCCGCTCCAACGCAGGCACGGGCCAACCTCCTGGCCGAACCGGAAGAGGGCGAGACGGTCACTCTTGCCCCGGTCGACGAGGAAGTCTTCGAGGAGTGGGTTTCCCCGCTGCCCCAGGACAACCCGGACAGCAGAGCCGAGGCCAACGAGGGCGGGGACACGCAGAACACCCCCGCCCCCAGCCCGTCGGCGACCCCCGAACCGACACCGTCGTCCTCACCGGAACCCACCCCGCAGAACACCGAATCGGCAGAGGAAACCGACAAGCCCGAGCAGACCGAAAGCGACACCGAAGAGGACACCGACGAACCGGAAGCCGACTCCGAGGAACCGGAACCGGTGCGCAGCGCCGCCGTGGAGATCCTCGACCAGCAGGTGGCCGAGGACGCCGGAATCACCGGTCTGCTGATGCGGGTCAAGCGCACCGACGGAGCCGACACCACCGGTCCGGTCCAGATCGGCGTCGACTACTCCGACTTCGCCCCCGCCTTCGGCGCCGACTACGCCTCCCGACTGCGCCTGGTCGCCCTCGACGACTGCGTCCTGGACGCCAGCGTCCCCGAATGCGCCCCCCAGATCGAGTTGGACTCCACCAACAACACCCAGGCCATGACGCTCAGCGCGGTGGCCCCGGCCTCGGCTGGCAGCGGCACCCTGCTGGCGGCGGCTCCGGACAGTGAGGGCGAGACCGGCGACTACAAGGCAACCGAGTTGAACGCCGCCTCCAGTTGGGACGTCGGACTGCAGACCGGCGACTTCAACTGGTCGTACCCGATCACCGTACCCAAGACCGCAGGAGACCTTGCTCCCACCATCGGTCTCGGCTACTCCTCCGGCTCGGTGGACGGACGCACCGCCTCCTCCAACAGCCAGACCTCCTGGATCGGAGAGGGATTCAGCTACACGTCGGGCTACATCGAGCGCCGCTACAAGCCGTGCGCCGACGACGGCCAGGCCACAGGCAGCAAAACCGGAGACCAGTGCTGGTCCAGACACAACGCCACACTCTCGCTGAACGGCAAGGGCGGCGAACTGATCCTGGACTCCGACGGCACCTGGCGGCTGCGCAGCGACGACGGCACCCGGATCGAACGGCTGACCGGCGCCAACAACGGCGACAACGACGGCGAGTACTGGAAGGTCACCACCACCGACGGAACCCAGTACTTCTTCGGCCGCAACCGCCTGCCCGGCTGGTCCTCAGGCGACCCCGAGACCCAGTCGGCGTGGACCGTGCCCGTCTACGGCAACAACTCCGGTGAACCCTGCCACGGCTCCACCTTCGCCAACTCCTGGTGCCAGCAGGCCTGGCGGTGGAACCTCGACTACGTCGTCGACGTGCACGGAAACGTCATCACCTACTGGTACGAGAAGGAACGCAACCACTACGGCCGCAACCTGACCACCACCGCCACCCCCTACGACCGCGGCGGCTACCTCAAACGCATCGACTACGGCCTGCGCTCCGACGACGTCTACGCCACCGCCCCAGCCAGGGTGAACTTCACCGTCAGCGAGCGCTGCATCCCCACCGACAGCTTCGACTGCGCACCCGCCAAACTCACCAAGGCCAACGCCTCCCACTGGCCCGACGTGCCCTTCGACCAGAACTGCGACGCCGGGACCCAGTGCACCAGCCAGCACTCACCGACCTTCTGGACCCGCAAGAAACTCGACAAGATCACCACCCAGGTCCACAACGGCACCTCCTACACCGACGTGGACTCCTGGACCCTGGAGCACGCCTTCCCCGCCCCGGGAGACGGCACCACACCGGCACTGTGGCTGGAGTCCATCACCCACACCGGCCACGTCGGCGGCACTGCCACCTCCCCGAAGGTGCGGCTTGAGGGCACCGCACTGGAAAACCGGGTCGACGGGCTGGCCGACGGCCTGGCGCCGATGCTCAAGTACCGCATCACCTCCGTCTACACCGAGTCCGGCGGCCAGATCGACGTCTCCTACTCCGAACCCGAGTGCACCCGCGGCTCCACCCCGCAGCCGCACAGCAACACCAAACGCTGCTATCCAGTCCGGTGGACCCCCGAGGGGGAACCGGAGATGGTCGACTGGTTCCACAAGTACGTCGTCACCCAGGTCGCCGAAATCGACCTGGTCACCGACCAACCCGACATGGTCACCACCTACGAGTACCTCGGCGGAGGTGCGTGGCGCTACGAGGAAGCCGACGGCTTCACCAAGGACAAATACCGCACCTGGTCGGACTGGCGCGGCTACGAACGGGTCCGGGAAATCTCCGGGGCACCCGGTGAACAGCGCTCCGAAGTCGAGCACGTGTTCTTCCGCGGCATGCACGGCGACAAACAACCCTCCGGCACCCGCTCGGTCACCATCACCGACTCCGAAGGACAGACCCACACCGACCACGACGAACTCAACGGAGTCACGCTCGAGGAGATCGTCCGCAACGGCGTGGGCGGAGAAGTCGTCACCAAAACCATCTCCATCCCGTGGCGCAAGAAAACCGGGGAACGCACCTACTCGTGGGGCACCGTCTCCTCCTACCTGGTCGACACCGCCTCAGAACGCGAGTACACAGCCCTCCACGGGGGAGGCTGGCGCCAGACCCGAGTCGACACCGTCTACGACGACTACGGGTTCCCCATCCAGATCCACAACCACGGAGACGTCGCCGACCCCGACGACGACGAGTGCACCCGCACCACCTACGTGCGCAACATGGGCGCGTGGCTGCTGGACGCAATCACACGCGAGGAGACCGTAGCCGTCGCGTGCTCACAAACCCCCGAGCGCCCCGCCGACGTGATCCGCGACGGCCGGACCTTCTACGACAACCAGGCCTACGGAACCGCCCCCGTCCGAGGGCTGGCGACCAGGACCGAACGCCTCGCCGACTACGACAACGGCGAACCCGTCTACGAACTCGTGAAGGAGACCAGCTACGACTCCTACGGGCGACAGACCGAAACCACCGACGCCGCAGGCCACACGACCGAGACCGCCTACACCTCAACCGTGCCCGGCGGCGCGCCCACGGTCGTCACCGACACCAACGCCCTCGGACACACCGCCACCCAGTACTTCGACCCCGCACGGTCCACGCTCATCGCGACCGTGGACGCCAACAACAACCGCAACGACCTGGTCTACGACCCGCTGGGCCGGTTGACAGAGGTCTGGCTGGCCGACCGGAACAAGACCACGCAATCCCCCAACCTCAAGTTCGAATACCACATCCGCAACGACGCCCCCACCACGGTGGTCGCCCAAACGCTGCGCAACGACGACCAGAGCTACACCACCACCTACACGCTCTACGACGCTTTCCTGCGCGAACGCCAAGTCCAGACACCGGCGGTGGGCGGCGGGCGGCTGGTCACCGACACCTTCCACGATTCGCGCGGCCTGGTCGTCAAGGAACGCGAACCCTACTACAACACCGAAGACCCCTCCGGCACTCTGCTGGTCGTCAACAACGACGACGACATCCCCCGCCAGACCGAGACCGTCTACGACGGCGCGGAACGGCCCACCGACGTCCTGCACGTCTCACGGGGCGAGGAGCAGTGGCGCACCACCACCGAGTACCGGGGCGACCGCACCCTGACCACCCCACCGGAAGGCGAGACCGCGACCACGGCCATCACCGACGCCAAGGACCGGATCGTCGAACTACGCCAGCACGAAGGCCCCACTCCCACCGGCGCCTTCGACGCCACCACCTACACCTACGCCAAGAACGGGGAACTGGCCACCGTCACCGATCCCGCGGGCAACGTGTGGGAGAACGTCTACGACCTGCGCGGCCGCAAGGTCGAAAGCACTGACCCAGACACCGGGACCACCACCTACACCTACGACGCACTGGACCGGCTGGCCACCCAGACCGACGCGCGCGGTGAGACGCTGGCCTACACCTACGACGCGCTCGGCCGCAAGACCGGACTGTTCGACGACTCCCCGCAGGGCACCCGGCGCGCCGAGTGGGTCTACGACACCAAAGCCAAGGGACAGCTCACCTCGTCCACCCGCTACATCGACGGCAACGCCTACACCACCGCGGTTCTGGCCTACGACAAGATGTACCGGCCTCTCACCGAGGTGATCACCATCCCCGCCTCCGAAGGCGCGCTGGCCGGAAACTACCGATACATCTACTCCTACAACCCCGACGGCACCCTCAAAAGCATGGCCTTCCCCGCGGCAGGCGAGCTCAGTGCCGAACCGGTGATCTTCGGCTACAACGAACTGGGCATGCCCACCACGGTCAAGGGGCGCAGCACCTACGTCGCGGAGACCATCTACTCCAAGACCGGCAACCTGCTGCAGCGGACGTTCGCAGCAGGCAGCAATGCAGACCAGACCTGGATCACCCGGGCGTTCGACATCGCCACCAACCGTATGGCCTCGACCAGCGTGGTGCACGAGGTTGGCTACGGGTCGTTGCTGGAGCAGCACTACACCTACGACGACGCAGGCAACATCCTGCGCATCAGCGACACCCCCACCAGCACCGGACTGCCCAGCGACACACAGTGCTTCGCCTACGACCACCTGCGTCGCCTCATCGAAGCCTGGACCCCCGGCACCCATGACGCCACCGCGTGCGGGACCGCACCCGACGTCAACAGCCTCGGTGGCGCGGCACCCTACTGGCACTCCTATACCTACGACGCGGTGGGCAACCGTCTGAGTGAAACCAAGCACTCCGCCAGCGGCGACACCGTCCGCACCTACACCCACCCCGCAGCCGGACAGCCCCAACCGCACACTCTCACCCAGGTCGAGCAGACCGGCCCCACCGGCACCCAGCTGGAACAGTACGGCTACGACGAGGCGGGCAACATGACCAGCCGCCTCACCCCCAACTACGACCAGGAACTGGAATGGGACTCCGAAGGCCACCTGGTTCGGGTGGTGGAAAACGGTGCCGAGACGGAGTTCCGCTACAACGCCGACGGACAGCGTCTGATCCGTGAAACACCCCAAGACACGACCCTGTACCTGCCAGGTATGGAGGTGCGCCTGGACAAGATCGCCCTGCTGAGTGAGGCCACCCGCTACTACGACCATGCCGGCGAGACAGTCGCGCTCCGCCAGGACGACGAAACTCCCCACTGGCTGTTCTCCGACCACCACGGCACCGGCGAACTCAGCATCGACGGGCAGAGCGGGCAGACCGTGCAACGCCGGTTCACCGCGTTCGGCTCGATCCGTGGCTCTACCGGGCAGTGGGTGGACGAGAAGGGATTCGTGGGCGGCACCATCGACGAGACCACCGGGTTGGTCCAGTTGGGCGCGCGTGCCTACGACTCGGCGATCGGCCGGTTCGTCTCCATCGACCCGGTCATCGACTTCACCGATCCCCAGCAGGTCCACGGCTATGTCTACGCCAACAACAACCCCGTCAGCTTCAGCGACCCCGACGGGCTGAAACTGGTGAAGAAGTACAAGAGTCCCGCCATCTTCACCAAGGTCAAAGTTACCCAAGGCGTTGCGGGATCGTCGGTCGGTCGGCGGCTTCCGCCCCGCCCGACCTTCCAGCAGGCGGTCCATACCGGTCTCCGCAGAACGAACACGGTGATGAACCGGATCCCGTTCTACCCGCAGTTCAGGGATGCCAATGCGGGTGCCATGGTGGCCCTGTACGAGTCATCGCTCATCTCGTTGGCAGCCGATCCGGCGATGGAGTACTTCACCGGAATGTCCATGTCCGAAAGCCTGCGGATTTTCGGGGTGAACAAGGACTCCGGTTGGTACAAGGCGGGCTACATCCAGTCCTTCGTCGGCACGCTCATCACTCCGGGAGGATGGGGCAGCGCCGGTGCCAAGGCGGCTTCCCTGGGTGGCAGGGCGATGAGTGGGCTGAAAGGCTTCGGCTCGGCGGTGGCGAATGGAGCCAGAAGCGCGGGAAGCGCTATACGAAGCGGTGTCAACAGGCTCTTCGGCAAGTGCAACAGCTTCGTTCCCGGCACCCGGGTGCTGATGGCCGATGGCACGTCCAAGCCGATCGAGAACGTCAAGGTCGGCGACCAGGTGCTGGCCACCGATCCGGAGACCGGTGAGCAGATCGCCAGGACGGTGCTGGCCACCATCGTCGGTGTGGGCGCCAAGACCCTGGTTGAGATCACCGTCGACACCACCACCGAAAAACCTGCGGGGGACGAGGACAGCGGCAACGGTGCTCCCGGGCCGACCGCGGCCGGTGACGTCATCATCGCTACTGACGGCCACCCCTTCTGGGTCCCCGAACTCGGCCAGTGGGTTGATGCCATCGACCTGGCCCCCGGGATGTGGCTGCAGACCTCGGCCGGCACCTGGGTCCAGATCACCGCCATCAGAGCGTGGACCCAAGCTGCCACCGCCCACAACCTCACCGTCCAAGACCTGCACACGTACCATGTGCTGGCGGGCAAGACGTCGGTCCTTGCGCATAACTCTTCCTGCTGGGCAGGAAAAGGTGGACCGGGGGTTTGGGGAATTGTCAATGAAGCAATGTCGGCGCGGGCTGCTGCCTACCAGACAAGAGTAACTGGAGTACCACTAGGGTTTGGCTACATTGTCAACGGAGTGAAGTTCGACGGATTTCGAGGCGGAGTTCTCTTGGATGCCAAGGGGCCCGGCTATGCGAGATTTGTTCAGGATGGCGAATTCCGTTCCTGGTATACTGGAGCAAAAGCGTTGCTGGAGCAGGCGCGGCGTCAAGTTTCTGCTGCAGGGGGAGTGCCTATTAATTGGCTTGTCGCTGAGGCTGATGCCGCTAATGCAATGCGAAATCTATTTGTTGGGGAGGGAGTGTCCTCCAGGATCAATATTTTGTATAAGCCCTAG
- a CDS encoding LamG-like jellyroll fold domain-containing protein: MSVTRQAWAYVDKKFPNTAYYNRSDADTGVGYEPQYGHTKRAFWRFAVFERTRNATIQSATLRTEVTHAFGCTNAKVELWRTGNISSATTWNNQPDKLTKLDTQTVRKGRSGCEGSGVEFNATAAYEWGRANNKTNIILGLYGNETVSGSNYDWRRFKKNPSLVVVYNNAPAVPDASTMRDSHGGACSTNSAQPRLINTTTPRLYAQVRDTDSQYATQKLKAQFQIQSDGTTIQTKDSTSANVAKWPAGSERSVTTDTLPENTLIRYRARAHDQTTWGGWSSWCYLRVDTTNPESGPEVTSTDYPDDEQFHGSPGQPGEFTFSANGVTDAAGYHYSLNDDTCTTVLVPDTPGGSVTVTLTPRTDGPNLIYARTVDGHGNSSACMLVHTFLVAPPSAPVAHFTFDEGTGTVAADAERPGETATGSGISWIRGRVGPVEGSMHRLEGTAVHTDGYVPSEPEWDEITTSGPVVDTSRTFTVAAWVKMDDTDAHHTAIGQDGVQQSPFHLGYQKNADAWVFKMSPEDAPAAPDSAGWSYALSTEPAKTGVWTHLMGTYDAATGEIALYVNGEKQGSAVHEGAWAASGPVTMGRSKYQGVKNYYWPGGIDDVRFYDRLVTDIPLNSGTSEAWELANRPVSLDGWWKLDETGGATAADASDHGLDAALTGDPATVWNTAFNDVVYIPGATLNGTDEYLTTTGLAVRTDASFSVAAWVRLDSTTANLAALSQDGSQHSGFSLGMQSTQDTNNWVFTMTPSDTADASDWSRALSTGPPELGAWTHLAATFDATTRTLTLYVDSIEQGSAVLDTPRHADGPLRIGAATFEGTLSDLWHGDLADVHVYQGVLNEDDIEYLRYGFGPPVAR; the protein is encoded by the coding sequence GTGTCGGTGACCCGCCAGGCCTGGGCCTACGTGGACAAGAAGTTCCCCAACACCGCCTACTACAACCGCTCCGACGCCGACACCGGCGTGGGCTACGAGCCCCAGTACGGCCACACCAAGCGCGCGTTCTGGCGGTTCGCGGTCTTCGAACGCACCCGCAACGCCACCATCCAGTCGGCCACCCTGCGCACCGAGGTCACCCACGCCTTCGGCTGCACCAACGCCAAGGTTGAACTGTGGCGCACCGGCAACATCAGCTCGGCCACCACTTGGAACAACCAGCCCGACAAGCTCACCAAACTCGACACCCAGACCGTGCGCAAGGGACGGTCCGGCTGCGAGGGCTCGGGGGTGGAGTTCAACGCCACCGCCGCCTACGAGTGGGGCCGCGCCAACAACAAGACCAACATCATCCTGGGTCTGTACGGCAACGAGACCGTCTCCGGCTCCAACTACGACTGGCGGCGCTTCAAGAAGAACCCCTCCCTGGTGGTGGTCTACAACAACGCGCCCGCCGTCCCGGACGCCTCCACCATGCGCGACTCCCACGGCGGAGCCTGCTCCACCAACTCCGCGCAGCCCAGGCTGATCAACACCACCACGCCGCGCCTGTACGCCCAGGTCCGCGACACCGACTCGCAGTACGCCACGCAGAAGCTCAAGGCCCAGTTCCAGATCCAGTCCGACGGCACCACCATCCAGACCAAGGACTCCACCTCGGCCAACGTCGCCAAGTGGCCCGCGGGCAGCGAACGCTCGGTCACCACCGACACGCTGCCGGAGAACACGCTGATCCGCTACCGGGCCCGCGCCCACGACCAGACCACCTGGGGCGGCTGGTCGTCCTGGTGTTACCTGCGGGTGGACACCACCAACCCCGAGAGCGGCCCCGAGGTCACCTCCACCGACTACCCCGACGACGAGCAGTTCCACGGCTCCCCCGGGCAGCCGGGCGAGTTCACCTTCTCGGCCAACGGCGTGACCGACGCCGCCGGCTACCACTACAGCCTCAACGACGACACCTGCACCACCGTGCTCGTCCCCGACACCCCGGGCGGCTCGGTCACCGTCACCCTCACCCCCCGCACCGACGGCCCGAACCTGATCTACGCGCGCACCGTCGACGGGCACGGCAACTCCTCGGCGTGCATGCTGGTCCACACCTTCCTGGTGGCCCCGCCCTCAGCCCCCGTCGCCCACTTCACCTTCGACGAAGGCACGGGGACCGTGGCCGCCGACGCCGAACGACCCGGCGAGACCGCCACCGGATCGGGAATCTCCTGGATTCGCGGCCGGGTCGGCCCGGTGGAAGGCTCCATGCACCGTCTGGAAGGAACCGCCGTTCACACCGACGGCTACGTTCCCTCCGAGCCCGAATGGGACGAGATCACCACCAGCGGACCGGTGGTGGACACCAGCCGGACGTTCACGGTGGCGGCCTGGGTGAAGATGGACGACACCGACGCCCACCACACCGCGATCGGCCAGGACGGCGTCCAGCAGAGCCCGTTCCACCTGGGCTACCAGAAGAACGCGGACGCCTGGGTGTTCAAGATGTCACCCGAGGACGCCCCGGCAGCCCCCGACTCCGCCGGCTGGAGCTACGCGCTGTCCACCGAGCCCGCCAAGACCGGGGTGTGGACCCACCTGATGGGCACCTATGACGCGGCCACCGGCGAGATCGCCCTCTACGTCAATGGTGAGAAGCAGGGCAGTGCCGTGCACGAGGGAGCCTGGGCGGCCAGTGGACCGGTGACCATGGGCCGCAGCAAGTACCAGGGCGTCAAGAACTACTACTGGCCCGGCGGCATCGACGACGTCCGCTTCTACGACCGCCTCGTCACCGACATCCCGCTCAACAGCGGCACCTCCGAGGCATGGGAGCTGGCCAACCGGCCGGTGTCCTTGGACGGCTGGTGGAAACTCGACGAGACCGGCGGTGCCACCGCCGCCGACGCCAGTGACCACGGCCTGGACGCCGCCCTCACCGGGGACCCGGCCACCGTGTGGAACACCGCGTTCAACGACGTGGTCTACATCCCCGGCGCCACCCTCAACGGCACTGACGAGTACCTGACCACCACCGGCCTCGCAGTCCGCACCGACGCCAGCTTCAGCGTGGCCGCCTGGGTGCGCCTGGACTCCACCACCGCCAACCTGGCCGCACTCAGCCAGGACGGCAGCCAGCACAGCGGTTTCTCCCTCGGCATGCAAAGCACCCAGGACACGAACAACTGGGTGTTCACGATGACGCCGTCCGACACCGCAGACGCCTCCGACTGGTCCAGGGCCCTGTCCACCGGACCTCCCGAACTGGGCGCCTGGACCCACCTGGCCGCCACCTTCGACGCCACCACCCGCACCCTCACCCTGTACGTGGACAGCATCGAACAGGGCAGCGCCGTCCTGGACACCCCCCGGCACGCTGACGGGCCCCTACGCATCGGCGCCGCCACATTCGAAGGAACTCTGAGCGACCTGTGGCACGGCGACCTCGCCGACGTCCACGTCTACCAAGGCGTCCTCAACGAAGACGACATCGAATACCTGAGGTACGGATTCGGACCACCCGTGGCCCGATAA